The nucleotide sequence CGTCGCTGTCCGGCCCGGGGTCTGCTGAGCAGGCCCCGGGCCGGGAGCCCGTTCGCCGCGGGCTCCCGCGCACGTCCCGTACCGCGCGGAACCACGCGCCGATCACCGCGACCGGCCTCGTCGTCAAGGTGGTCCTGCTCGGCCTGGTGGCCGGGATCGCGATCTGGGCGGCGTTCCCGCTCGTCGAGGCCGAGCACTGGGTGGGGCTGGGCATCCTCGCCGCCACCACGGCCGGCCTGTTCTACCTCTATCTGACTCGCCGGCACATCCCGGCCAAGTACCTGGTCCCCGGCACGCTCTTCCTGATCGCCTTCCAGGTCTTCCCGGTGCTCTACACGGCGAGCACCGCGTTCACGAACTTCGGCGACGGCCACCGCGGCAGCAAGGACGACGCGATCGTCGCCATCCAGACCTCCTCGGTGAAGCAGGTCCCCGGCTCCACCGAGTACTCCCTCTCCATCGCCACGAAGGGCGACCCGGCCACCGGCGCGCTCGTGTTCCTGCTCAGCGACCCGAAGACCAAGGAGGTCTTCGCCGGTGACGCGGGCGGGCTGCGCAAGCTCGACGCCGGCGAGGTGACGGTCAGCAGCCTCAGCGGCAAGATCACGGCCGCCGAGGGCTACACCATCCTGAACATCGGCCAGGCCAGCGGTCGCAGCGACGCCGTCACCGCCCTGGTGGTGCCCACCTCCGGCGGCGCCATCCGCTCCAACGGCCTCACCCGCGCCTACGAGGGCAAGGCGGTCCGGGCGTACGACGTGGGGTGCGACTGCATCAAGGACGGCGAGACCGGCAAGACCTGGACCGCCGACGCGGCGAGCGGTTCCTTCGTCGCCGCCGACGGCGAGCGGCTCGCCCAGGGCTGGAAGGTCAACGTCGGGCTGAAGAACTTCAGCCGGGTGCTCACCGACCCGAACATCTCCGGACCGTTCTTCGGCACGCTGGTGTGGAACTTCGCCTTCGCGATCGGCTCCACCGGGCTCACGTTCCTGCTCGGCCTGGCCATCGCGCTCGCCCTGCACTCGCCCCGGATGCGCGGGACCAACCTCTACCGGATACTGCTGATCCTGCCGTACGCCATGCCGTCGTTCGCCATGCTGCTGGTCTGGCGGGACATGTTCAACACCGACTTCGGCCTGATCAACAACCTGTTCGGCCTGGGTGTCGACTGGTTCGGCGGTAGCTGGTCGGCCCGGATCGCCGTGCTGCTGGTGCAGCTGTGGCTCGGCTACCCGTACATGTTCCTGGTGGCCACCGGCGCGTTGCAGGCCATCCCGCGGGAGCTGACCGAGGCCACGTCGGTCGACGGGGCGACGCCCTGGCAGTCGTTCAAGGCGGTCACCCTGCCGCTGCTGCTGGTGGCGCTCTCGCCGCTGCTGATCGCGTCGTTCGCGTACAACTTCAACAACGTCAACGCGATCCTGTTCACCACCGAGGGTGGGCCCTTCCCGGCGGACAACCCGCGCAACGGCGCCACCGACCTGCTCATCACCTACACCTACCGGCTCGCCTTCGGCGCCCAGGGCGCCGAGTACGGGCTGGCCACCACGGTGTCGATCTTCATCTTCGCGATCGTGGCCATCGTCGCGGCGATCAGCTTCTCGCGGACCCGGAAGCAGGAGGAGGTGTACTCGTGACCACCTACGCGGACACCCCGGTCGCCAGACGCAACGCGACCGGGAGGTCGACGGGGCGCTGGTTCGCCCAGGTCGGCTGGCGGCACCTGGTCGGGGTGCTGGCAGTGGCGTTCAGCCTCTTCCCCATCCTGTTCGTGATCTCCGCGGCGCTCAACCCGCTCGGCACGCTGTCGTCGACGGAGCTGGTGCCCACCGGCGCGTCCCTGGAGAACTTCACCAACCTGTTCCAGGACACGCCGTTCGCGCACTGGTTCCTCAACTCGCTGCTGCTCGCCGGCGTGGCGAGTTTCGCCTCGATCTTCCTGTCCGCGCTGGCGGCGTACGCGTTCTCGCGGATGCGGTTCGCCGGTCGCCGGGTCGGGCTGCTCGCGCTGCTGCTGATCCAGATGTTCCCGCAGTTCCTGGCGATCGTGGCGATCTTCCTGATCTTCACGACGGTCACCGCCCTGTGGCCGGCGATCGGCTTCAACACCCCCTGGGGCCTCTTCCTGCTCTACATGGGCACGGCGCTCGGCGCGAACACCTGGCTCATGAAGGGCTTCTTCGACACCCTGCCCAAGGAACTGGACGAGTCGGCGACCATGGACGGCGCCTCGCACGCCCAGGTCTTCTTCCGGATCATGCTGCCACTGGTCGCGCCGATCCTGGCGGTGACCGGGCTGCTCGCCTTCATCGGCTCGATCAACGAGTTCATCATCGCCAACGTGTTCCTCACCGAGCCGAACTCGAAGACCCTCGCGGTCGGCATGTTCGGCCTGGTGGCCGGGGAGCGCAACAACAACTTCGGGATGTTCGCGGCGGGCACCCTGCTCACCGCCATCCCGACGGTGCTGGTGTTCCAACTGCTCCAGCGCTACATCGTCTCCGGCCTCACGGCCGGGGCGGTCAAGGGATAAGCCGGAGGGGTGGTTGCTCGCCGTCGTGGGCGAGGCGAGTGGTGCCACTCCGTACCCATTGCGCACGCTGCGGCAAGGGCGTCGAGGACGTACACCGGAGCGGTTTCCGGGCGGACCGCCGCGGTCGGGTGACCGGCCGCGGCGGGTGCCCGCCCCACTCCCTGTCGTCGACGACGCGAAAGGCATCCCCATGTCGCTCCAGCCGCACCACGACGGATCCGCCACCTACGTGCCCGAGCAGGAGCCCGCGCTCGGCCAGACCGTTCCGGTCTTCGTCCGGGTGCCGGCCGGCGCCGGCGTCCGTCAGGTGCACGTCCGGACCACCGGCGACGGCGAACCCCACTTCGCCGAGGCGGTCGTCGACCGCACCGAGGGCGGTGACGTGTGGTGGCGGGCCGACGTCGAGGTCCGCAACCCGGTCAGCAACTACCGCTTCCTGCTCGACGGCGCGGCGGGCGCCCGCTGGCTGAACGCGGCCGGCCTGGCCGACCACGACGTGCCGGACCACGGCGACTTCAAGCTGGTCAGCTACGCACCGCCGCCGGCCTGGGCCCGGGACGCGGTGATCTACCAGATCTTCCCGGACCGGTTCGCGCGCTCGGCCGCGGCGGCCGGCCGGACGGCGCCGGACTGGGCGATCCCCTGCGACTGGGACACCCCGGTGATCGGGCGCGGCCCGGAGACGCCCCGCCAGTTCTACGGCGGCGACCTGGACGGCATCACCGAGCGGCTCGACCATCTGGACCGGCTCGGGGTGAACACCGTCTACCTCACGCCGATCTTCCCGGCCCGCTCCAACCACCGGTACGACGCGGCCAGCTTCGACACCGTCGACCCGCTGCTCGGCGGGGACGCCGCCCTGGCCCGGCTGGCCGACGCGGTGCACGCCCGGGGCTGGCGGCTGCTCGGCGACATCACGAGCAACCACACCGGCGACGCCCACCAGTGGTTCACGGCCGCCGTCTCCGACGTGCACGCGCCGGAGCGGGAGCTGTACTACTTCGACGTGGCCGGCGGTTCCGACTACGAGTCCTGGTGTGGCGTCAAGTCGCTGCCGAAGCTCAACTGGGGCAGCGCGGAGCTGCGCCGCCGCTTCGCCACCGCCGAGGACTCGCTGCTGCGCCGCTGGCTGCGCCCGCCGTACGCGCTCGACGGCTGGCGGGTGGACGTGGCGAACATGACCGGCCGGCGGGGCGCGGACGCGTACACCCACGAGGTGGCCCGGCTGCTGCGCGAGGTGGTCGCCGACACCCGGGCCGACGCGCTGCTGCTCGCCGAGCACGGGCACGACCACACCGGTGACCTGGACCGGGACGGCTGGCACGGCACCATGAACTACGTCGGCTTCACCGACCCGGTCTGGTCCTGGCTGCGCCGGGGCGACGGCACGGTGCCGAACTTCCTCGGCACCCCCGGCGGGGTGCGGCGGCGGGACGCGGGCGCGGTGCTGGCCACCATGAACACCTACCGGTCACTGATCTCCTGGCGGTCGTACGCGCACTCGTGGCAGCTGCTCGGCTCGCACGACTCGGCCCGCATCCGGACCGTGGTCGGTGACGCGGCGCGGCAGGAGGTCGCCGCCGGCCTGCTCGCCACCATGCCGGGCACGCCGGTGATCTTCGCGGGGGACGAGCTGGGCCTGACCGGCGACAACGGGGAAGGGTCGCGTACCCCGATGCCGTGGCACCGGCCGGAGCGCTGGGACGAGCGCACGTTCGCGGCGTACCGGTCGCTGCTGGCGCTGCGCCGCACCGAGCCCGCGCTGCGGCACGGCGGCCTGCGCTGGGTGCACGCCGACGCGGACACGCTGGTCTTCCTCCGCGAGGCGCCCACCGGCGCGGTGCTGGTGCTGGCCCGCCGCGCCCCCGGCACCCCGGTCCGCCTGACCGGCCTCCCGGCAGGCGAGAACCTCTACGGCGGCGCCCCCGCCCTGAACCCGGGCGCCGCACTCCTCCCGGGAGACGGCCCGACCCTCCAGGTCTGGCGCCTCGCCTGACCCCCAGCCCGGCGTCAGGGGTGGGGGGTGGGGCCGAGCAACGCGCGGACGCCTTGCAGGTAGGTGGCGCGGGTCGGGGAGCCGGTCAGGAGGCGCTGGGTGAAGTAGCCGGGGATCAGGCCGAACAGCGCCGCGCCGACGGCCTCCGGGTCGGCGTCCGCGGGCAGCTCACCGGCGTCGCGCGCGCGTCCGGCGGCGGCGACGAAGTGGCCACGCAGCCGGGTGTACGTGGCCGCGACGAACTCGGCCAGTACCGGATCCCGCTGCGCCTCGCTCCACACCTGCAGGGCCAGCGGCAGCACGCCGTCCGGGCCGAGCTGGGTGTCGACGAAGGTCAGCGCCCGCTCCAGCACCCCGGTCAGGGGCAGCGGCGGGTCGGCCGTGGACAGGTCGGCGAAGGTCGCGTCGGCCGTGCCGATCACCGCCTGGGCGATGGCGGTGATCAGGTCGTTCTTGCTCGGGAAGTAGCGGTAGACGGCGCCGACCGAGAGCCCGGCCTCCTTGATCACATCCTGCATCGAGGTGTTGTGGAAGCCGTCGCGCACGAAGCAGCGCCGGGCCGCGTCGAGGATCTGCTGACGGCGGGCCGCGAGGTGTTCGTCCGATACGCGTGGCACGAGCCACAGTGTAAAGCGAACGTTCGTTCTTGACGCCGGACCGTGCGGCGGCGCACTCTCATCTCAAGAGAACGAACGTTCGTTTTAAGGAGGCGGCGATGCCCGCTCACCCGTCCCGGATCCGCTCGCCCTGGCTGCTCGCCGCGCTGGTCGCCAGCCTGGCCGTGGTGGTGCAGGCGCCGCTCGTACCCCTCTTCGCGGCGCCCGCCGCCCACCTGGCGCCGCGCGACCTGCCGGTCGTCGTGGCCGGGCCGGCGCCCGCCACCGCCGAGCTGGCGGCCCGGCTCGCCGCCGCCCGCCCGGGGGGTTTCGCCGTGACCACGCTGCCGGACGCGGCCGCGGCCGACCGGGCGCTGCGCGACCGGGAGGCGTACGCCGCGTACGTGGTCGGCCCGGACGGGGTCGCCCTGCACACCGCCCCGGCCGCGAGCCCGACCGTGGCCGCCCTGCTCACCGAGGCCGCCACGCAGCTCTCCGCCGGACGCCCGGTGCCGGTCGTGCCGGTCGTGCCCGCCGACCCGGACGACCCGCGCGGGGCCGGCTTCGCCGCCGGATTCCTGCCCCTGGCGCTCACCGCCATGTTGGCCGGGGCGCTGCTCACCGTGCTGATCGCCCGGCGCGGGGCACGGCTGTTCGGCCTGGTCGGCTTCGCCGTCGTGGCCGGCCTCGCCGGTGCCGCGGTGCTGCACGGCTGGCTCGGCGTCCTCGACGGCGACGTGTGGCGCGAGGCCGCCGCCATGGGGCTGTTCGCGCTGGCCGCGGCCGGCACCGTGGCGGGCCTCGGCGCACTGCTCGGCGCCCCCGGGATCGGGCTCGGCGCGCTGCTCGTCTTCCTGGTCGGCAACCCGCTCTCCGCAGTGGCTGCCGCGCCCGAGCTGCTGCCGCAGCCCTGGGGTGCGGTCGGGCAGTACCTGCCGGTCGGTGCGGGCGGCACGCTGCTGCGCTCGGCGGCGTTCTTCGACGGGGCGGGCGCCGGCCGGCCGGCCGCGGTGCTGGCCGGTTACGCCCTGGTCGGTCTCGCCCTGGTCCTCGTCGGGCGCCGTTCCGTCCGGGCCGGCGTGGCCGACGCCGCGCCGGAGCGGCGGCCCGTCGAGGTCACGTTATGACGGCAGCTGCGCGGGTCGGCTACTACAAGCTGTCGTTGATGAGGCAGGATGGCCGGCGTGGAAGCTCTTCGACTGATCCTTCTCTACGTCCACCTGATCGGGTTCGCCCTGCTGCTCGGCGGTGCGATCGCCCAGTACGTCAGCGGCCGGCTGCGGATCAACGCGGCCATGCTCTGGGGCTCGGTGATCGGGCTGCTGACCGGAATCGGTCTGTCCGCCCCGCTGCGCGACGGTGACGAGCCGGCACCCGCCAAGCTTGTTACCAAGTTGGTGCTCGCCCTGCTGATCTTTGTCATGGTCTTCTTCTCCCGTAAGCGGGAGTCCGTGAACCGCGGGCACTTCCTGGCGATCATCGGGTTGACGCTGGTCAACGCGGCGGTGGCGGTCTTCTGGCGTTAGCTCTCCGGCGCAGCGGGAAGACCTCGGGAAACGGACGTTCGCGACACCTCTCCGGAGGGCCGTCGGCACGAAAGGTGATGTGCCCCACGCGCGGGTTACGTAGGGGTAACGACCGTTCAACAGTCGTGCACGATTGTCGGCCGGTGGGTGGGCGCGGGCGTACGCTCCCGTCCGTAACGTGGGACGCCGGCGGCACACCGCAGGCCGGCGCAAGGGCTGCCACCGCGCACGACGCGGTGTGCAATGGGAAGGAGACGTCTTGCGCTCTGTGCGTGGGATGCGGATCGCCTCCGCCATCGTGGCGGGTGGCCTCGTGCTGGGCGCCGCCGCGTGTGGTGAGGCCCCCAAGGACGACAACAACGCCGGCGGCAACGGCGGCAAGAAGTTCAGCGCCTGCATGGTGACCGATGTCGGCGGCATCGATGACAAGTCCTTCAACACCTCGGCCTGGAAGGGCCTCCAGGAGGCGAAGAAGGAGAACGACAACATCGACATCAAGAACGTCCAGTCGAAGGCCGAGGCGGACTACGAGGTCAACCTGACCGGGTTCGTCAACCAGAAGTGCGACTTCATCCTGGCCGTCGGTGGCCTGATGTCGGACGCCACCAAGAAGATCGCCACCGCGAACCCGAACCAGCAGTTCGGCATCGTGGACGCGAACCCGGGCGTCGACAACATCTACCCGATGCAGTTCGACACCGCGCAGGCCGCCTTCCAGGCGGGTTACCTGGCCGCCGGGCTGAGCAAGTCCGGCAAGGTCGGCACCTACGGTGGTCTGCCGATCCCGCCGGTCACCATCTTCATGGACGGCTTCGCCGACGGCGTCGCGTACTACAACAAGGCCAAGAGCAAGAACGTCCAGGTCATCGGCTGGGACAAGGCCACCCAGAAGGGCTCCTTCACCAACGACTTCGTCAAGCAGGACGAGGGCAAGAAGGTCTCCGACGCGCTGGTCGCCCAGGGCGCGGACATCATCATGCCGGTCGCCGGTGGCGCGGGCCTCGGCACCACCGCCGCGGCGCAGGCCTCGAACGGCAAGTACTCGGTCGTGTGGGTGGACGTCGACGGCTGCGAGAGCACCCCGAACTGCCCGGCGCTGGTCACCACGGTCGTCAAGAACATCCCGGACGCCGTCAAGGACGCCGTGCTGAAGGCCGCCAACGGTGAGAAGCTCCAGGCCAAGCCGGGCTTCGTCGGCACCCTGGCCAACAACGGCGTCTCGATCGCCCCGTACCACGACTTCGACAGCAAGGTCCCGGCGGACCTGAAGGCCGAGGTCGACAAGATCAAGGCGGACATCGCCGCCGGCACCATCACGGTCACCTCGAAGGCCCAGCCGACCAAGTGACCGCTCCGCCGGCCGCCGCGGTGAGATCATCGGCAGCGGGGCCGGCGGGCACCAGGTTTGACGATCCGGCCGCCTCGTCGCACGTGGGGAAGACCTCGCGTGACGTCGGGGCGGCCGGTCACCTTGATCCCCCACTGACCCCCACCCGGCGCGGTGGCGGCGCGGCAGCCGCTACGCTGCACCATCGCTCGCACTCCAGGAGGTTGCGCTGAGACTCGAACTGCGCGGCATCACCAAGCGGTTCGGTGATCTGGTCGCCAACGACCACATCGACCTGACGGTGGAGCCTGGAGAGATCCACGCCCTGCTCGGCGAGAACGGCGCCGGCAAGTCGACCCTCATGAACGTGCTCTACGGGCTCTACCAGCCCGACGAGGGCGAGATCCTGGTCGACGGCAAGCCGCTGAAGCTGAAGGGTCCGTCGGACGCGATCGCCGCCGGGATCGGCATGGTGCACCAGCACTTCATGCTGGTGCCGGTCTTCACCGTGGCCGAGAACGTCATGCTCGGGGCGGAACAGACCAGAGGCGCCTTCACCGGCTTCCTCGACCGCCGGCGCGCCCGGCGCGAGGTCGCCGAGGTGTCCGAGCGGTACAACCTCCGGGTCGACCCGGACGCGGTGATCGAGGACCTGCCGGTCGGCATCCAGCAGCGGGTGGAGATCGTCAAGGCCCTCACCCGCGACGTCGACCTGCTCATCCTCGACGAGCCGACCGCCGTGCTGACCCCGCAGGAGACCGAGGAACTGCTCACGGTCATGCGGTCGCTCAAGGAGGCCGGCAAGTCGATCGTGTTCATCACCCACAAGCTGGGTGAGGTCAAGGCGATCGCCGACCGGATCACGGTGATCCGGCGCGGGAAGACGGTGGGCACCGCCGAGCCGAGCGCCAGCCGCGACGAGCTGGCCGCGCTCATGGTGGGCCGCAGCGTCCGGCTGACCGTGGACAAGAAGCCGGCCCAGCCGGGCAAGCCGATCCTCGAGGTCGCCGGCCTGGTCGTCGACGACGACCGGCAGGTACGCGCGGTCGACGGCGTCGACCTGACCGTGCGCGCCGGTGAGGTGCTCGGCATCGCCGGTGTGCAGGGCAACGGGCAGACCGAGCTGATCGAGGCGATCATGGGCCTGCGCCCGGTGCTCGCCGGCTCGATCACCCTGGACGGCGAGGCCGTGCACGGCTGGTCGACCAAGAAGGTCCTCCGCGCGGGCGTCGGGTACGTCCCGGAGGACCGCAGCGTCGACGGCCTGGTCAAGGAGTTCTCCGTCGCCGAGAACCTGGTGCTGGACATCTACGACCGGCCACCCTTCGGCAAGGGCCTCTCGCTCAAGCCGGACGCCATCGCGAAGTCGGCGAAGGAGCGGATCGAGCAGTTCGACGTCCGTACCTCCTCGGCCGACGCGGCGGTCGGCACCCTCTCCGGCGGCAACCAGCAGAAGGTGATCGTGGCGCGGGAGCTGTCCCGGCCGCTGAAGCTCTTCATCGCCGCCCAGCCCACCCGGGGCGTGGACGTCGGCTCGATCGAGTTCATCCACAGCCGGGTCATCCGCGAGCGGGACATCGGCACCGCCGTCATGGTGGTCTCCAGCGAGCTGGACGAGGTCATCGGCCTGGCCGACCGGGTCGCGGTCATGTACCGCGGCCGCATCATCGGCATCGTCGGCCCGGACACCCCGCGCGAGGAGATCGGCCTGCTGATGGCCGGCATCACGCCGGACACCGCCACCACGACCGCTGACGGCTCTGGCAACGAGGACGAGGCATGACCAACCCGAACCCGGTGTCGGGCTCCCCGGACAAGGAGCCGGCGACCGAGGCGCAGGAGGCGCGGAGCGAGGCCCGGGCGACATCGTCCGCGCCCGCCGGCGACACCGAGCGCGCGGTGCCCGCCACCGCGCCGAAGCAGACCGAGGAGCCCCGTCCCACGCTGGGCCAGCTCTTCCTGCACAACCTCTGGGCGGCCAACACGGTCACCGTGACCGTGCTCGCGGTGCTGCTCGCCATGCTGGTCGGCGCGGTGCTGATCATCGTCTCCGACCCGGAGGTGCTGGCCACCTACGGCTACATCACCGCCCGCCCGGCGGACGCGCTCAACAGCAGCTGGTCCGTGGTCAGCGAGGCGTACGCCAACCTGTTCAAGGGCGCGATCTTCGACCCGGACGCGGTCGGCTTCACCGCCGCGATGGGCCCGATCTCGGAGACGCTCACCTACACGGCGCCACTGGTCTTCACCGGCCTGGCGGTCGCGCTCGCCTTCCGCGGCGGCCTGTTCAACATCGGCGCCCAGGGCCAGGCCACCATCGGTGTCATCCTGTCCGCCGTGGCCGGCTTCGCGCTGCCGCTGCCGCCCGGGGTGCACCTGCTCGTCGCGCTGATCGCCGGCGCGCTCGGCGGCGCGCTCTGGGGCTTCATCCCGGGCATCCTCAAGGCGCGCACCGGCGCCCACGAGGTGATCAACACGATCATGCTCAACTACGTGGCGGTCTACTTCCTGTCCTGGATCATCATCCAGAGCGGGGTGCAGAACCCGAACCGGTC is from Micromonospora terminaliae and encodes:
- a CDS encoding TetR/AcrR family transcriptional regulator; this translates as MPRVSDEHLAARRQQILDAARRCFVRDGFHNTSMQDVIKEAGLSVGAVYRYFPSKNDLITAIAQAVIGTADATFADLSTADPPLPLTGVLERALTFVDTQLGPDGVLPLALQVWSEAQRDPVLAEFVAATYTRLRGHFVAAAGRARDAGELPADADPEAVGAALFGLIPGYFTQRLLTGSPTRATYLQGVRALLGPTPHP
- a CDS encoding ABC transporter permease, yielding MTNPNPVSGSPDKEPATEAQEARSEARATSSAPAGDTERAVPATAPKQTEEPRPTLGQLFLHNLWAANTVTVTVLAVLLAMLVGAVLIIVSDPEVLATYGYITARPADALNSSWSVVSEAYANLFKGAIFDPDAVGFTAAMGPISETLTYTAPLVFTGLAVALAFRGGLFNIGAQGQATIGVILSAVAGFALPLPPGVHLLVALIAGALGGALWGFIPGILKARTGAHEVINTIMLNYVAVYFLSWIIIQSGVQNPNRSDAISKPVESSAQLPRLLGADLRVHAGILVAVLATWFIAWLLNRSTLGFELRAVGENPDAARTAGISVTKTYVLVMVISGLLAGLGGSNMVLGSTANALTPLVIAQIGFDGILVALLGRVKPWGVLLAALLFGALQAGGNRMQSYSGISLELVTVLQALIVIFIAAPAMVKAIFQLRAARAARLQTSLAKGW
- a CDS encoding glycoside hydrolase family 13 protein, with product MSLQPHHDGSATYVPEQEPALGQTVPVFVRVPAGAGVRQVHVRTTGDGEPHFAEAVVDRTEGGDVWWRADVEVRNPVSNYRFLLDGAAGARWLNAAGLADHDVPDHGDFKLVSYAPPPAWARDAVIYQIFPDRFARSAAAAGRTAPDWAIPCDWDTPVIGRGPETPRQFYGGDLDGITERLDHLDRLGVNTVYLTPIFPARSNHRYDAASFDTVDPLLGGDAALARLADAVHARGWRLLGDITSNHTGDAHQWFTAAVSDVHAPERELYYFDVAGGSDYESWCGVKSLPKLNWGSAELRRRFATAEDSLLRRWLRPPYALDGWRVDVANMTGRRGADAYTHEVARLLREVVADTRADALLLAEHGHDHTGDLDRDGWHGTMNYVGFTDPVWSWLRRGDGTVPNFLGTPGGVRRRDAGAVLATMNTYRSLISWRSYAHSWQLLGSHDSARIRTVVGDAARQEVAAGLLATMPGTPVIFAGDELGLTGDNGEGSRTPMPWHRPERWDERTFAAYRSLLALRRTEPALRHGGLRWVHADADTLVFLREAPTGAVLVLARRAPGTPVRLTGLPAGENLYGGAPALNPGAALLPGDGPTLQVWRLA
- a CDS encoding ABC transporter ATP-binding protein; the protein is MEPGEIHALLGENGAGKSTLMNVLYGLYQPDEGEILVDGKPLKLKGPSDAIAAGIGMVHQHFMLVPVFTVAENVMLGAEQTRGAFTGFLDRRRARREVAEVSERYNLRVDPDAVIEDLPVGIQQRVEIVKALTRDVDLLILDEPTAVLTPQETEELLTVMRSLKEAGKSIVFITHKLGEVKAIADRITVIRRGKTVGTAEPSASRDELAALMVGRSVRLTVDKKPAQPGKPILEVAGLVVDDDRQVRAVDGVDLTVRAGEVLGIAGVQGNGQTELIEAIMGLRPVLAGSITLDGEAVHGWSTKKVLRAGVGYVPEDRSVDGLVKEFSVAENLVLDIYDRPPFGKGLSLKPDAIAKSAKERIEQFDVRTSSADAAVGTLSGGNQQKVIVARELSRPLKLFIAAQPTRGVDVGSIEFIHSRVIRERDIGTAVMVVSSELDEVIGLADRVAVMYRGRIIGIVGPDTPREEIGLLMAGITPDTATTTADGSGNEDEA
- a CDS encoding BMP family lipoprotein, with amino-acid sequence MRIASAIVAGGLVLGAAACGEAPKDDNNAGGNGGKKFSACMVTDVGGIDDKSFNTSAWKGLQEAKKENDNIDIKNVQSKAEADYEVNLTGFVNQKCDFILAVGGLMSDATKKIATANPNQQFGIVDANPGVDNIYPMQFDTAQAAFQAGYLAAGLSKSGKVGTYGGLPIPPVTIFMDGFADGVAYYNKAKSKNVQVIGWDKATQKGSFTNDFVKQDEGKKVSDALVAQGADIIMPVAGGAGLGTTAAAQASNGKYSVVWVDVDGCESTPNCPALVTTVVKNIPDAVKDAVLKAANGEKLQAKPGFVGTLANNGVSIAPYHDFDSKVPADLKAEVDKIKADIAAGTITVTSKAQPTK
- a CDS encoding sugar ABC transporter permease; translation: MTTYADTPVARRNATGRSTGRWFAQVGWRHLVGVLAVAFSLFPILFVISAALNPLGTLSSTELVPTGASLENFTNLFQDTPFAHWFLNSLLLAGVASFASIFLSALAAYAFSRMRFAGRRVGLLALLLIQMFPQFLAIVAIFLIFTTVTALWPAIGFNTPWGLFLLYMGTALGANTWLMKGFFDTLPKELDESATMDGASHAQVFFRIMLPLVAPILAVTGLLAFIGSINEFIIANVFLTEPNSKTLAVGMFGLVAGERNNNFGMFAAGTLLTAIPTVLVFQLLQRYIVSGLTAGAVKG
- a CDS encoding ABC transporter permease subunit, which encodes MSTSLSGPGSAEQAPGREPVRRGLPRTSRTARNHAPITATGLVVKVVLLGLVAGIAIWAAFPLVEAEHWVGLGILAATTAGLFYLYLTRRHIPAKYLVPGTLFLIAFQVFPVLYTASTAFTNFGDGHRGSKDDAIVAIQTSSVKQVPGSTEYSLSIATKGDPATGALVFLLSDPKTKEVFAGDAGGLRKLDAGEVTVSSLSGKITAAEGYTILNIGQASGRSDAVTALVVPTSGGAIRSNGLTRAYEGKAVRAYDVGCDCIKDGETGKTWTADAASGSFVAADGERLAQGWKVNVGLKNFSRVLTDPNISGPFFGTLVWNFAFAIGSTGLTFLLGLAIALALHSPRMRGTNLYRILLILPYAMPSFAMLLVWRDMFNTDFGLINNLFGLGVDWFGGSWSARIAVLLVQLWLGYPYMFLVATGALQAIPRELTEATSVDGATPWQSFKAVTLPLLLVALSPLLIASFAYNFNNVNAILFTTEGGPFPADNPRNGATDLLITYTYRLAFGAQGAEYGLATTVSIFIFAIVAIVAAISFSRTRKQEEVYS